A stretch of Oncorhynchus clarkii lewisi isolate Uvic-CL-2024 unplaced genomic scaffold, UVic_Ocla_1.0 unplaced_contig_7590_pilon_pilon, whole genome shotgun sequence DNA encodes these proteins:
- the LOC139395950 gene encoding transmembrane protein 196-like: MPDRCNIWSLVVLSVLEMGLGASSIALGVFGIIRVRSVHKLQLGDASPIWSGICFLICGLCGMVCAKKRSGLIMILFSACCICGLISGILNFQFVRVVAKRPDALPSLYLAIMVLACLGIGVSILFTWLTCRLASSEQQRMYLERELSLHHSHEMSEKELAERSERAASIPQISFNGKSSPPLSLG; encoded by the exons ATGCCGGACAGATGTAACATCTGGAGTCTGGTGGTACTGTCGGTGTTGGAGATGGGGCTCGGTGCGTCCAGCATCGCCCTCGGGGTGTTCGGCATCATCCGAGTCCGGTCGGTTCACAAGCTGCAGCTGGGGGATGCCTCTCCTATATGGAGCGGAATTTGT TTTCTCATCTGTGGACTATGTGGGATGGTGTGTGCAAAGAAGAGGTCAGGATTGATT ATGATCCTATTTTCAGCCTGCTGTATCTGTGGGTTGATCAGTGGGATCCTAAACTTCCAGTTTGTGCGTGTGGTGGCAAAGCGTCCTGATGCCCTGCCGTCCCTCTACCTGGCCATCATGGTGCTGGCCTGCCTGGGCATCGGAGTGTCCATCCTGTTTACCTGGCTCACCTGTCGTCTGGCCAGCAGTGAACAGCAGAGGATGTACCTGGAGAGAGAGCTGTCCCTGCACCATTCCCATGAGATGAGTGAAAAG GAGTTGGCTGAGAGATCTGAGAGAGCAGCCAGCATTCCCCAGATCTCCTTCAATGGAAAGTCCTCACCTCCATTGTCATTAGGCTGA